From Demequina capsici, one genomic window encodes:
- a CDS encoding ABC transporter ATP-binding protein yields the protein MSTQAEAATPLLEVDSVAKSYGALDVLTSVDLTVPAGQALGIVGPNGAGKSTLLSVINGTEKATAGVVRFAGRDVTGVGPADRARSGMGRTFQIPRPFTHLTVFENALAGASYGAGLHGHAADRRALEALEMADMLPDANTPAGTLPLLGRKRLELARALATDPQLLLLDEIAGGLTEAECDSLILTIRQLHSEGITIIWIEHVVKALLAVVERLVCLASGVIVADGEPSAVMRSPEVRQVYLGGGL from the coding sequence GTGAGCACTCAGGCGGAGGCCGCGACGCCCCTGCTCGAGGTCGACTCGGTGGCCAAGTCGTACGGAGCGCTCGACGTGCTCACCTCCGTCGACCTGACCGTCCCCGCCGGGCAGGCCCTGGGCATCGTGGGTCCCAACGGCGCGGGCAAGTCGACGCTGCTGAGCGTCATCAACGGCACCGAGAAGGCGACCGCGGGGGTCGTGCGGTTCGCAGGGCGCGACGTCACCGGCGTCGGCCCCGCGGACCGGGCCAGATCCGGCATGGGCCGCACGTTCCAGATCCCACGCCCCTTCACGCACCTCACGGTGTTCGAGAACGCGCTCGCCGGAGCGTCGTACGGCGCGGGCCTGCACGGGCATGCGGCCGATCGGCGGGCGCTCGAGGCGCTGGAGATGGCCGACATGCTGCCCGACGCCAACACGCCCGCAGGCACGCTCCCGCTGCTGGGGCGCAAGCGGCTGGAGCTGGCGCGGGCGCTCGCGACGGACCCGCAGCTGCTGCTGCTCGACGAGATCGCGGGCGGCCTCACCGAGGCCGAGTGCGACAGCCTCATCCTCACGATCCGGCAGCTCCACTCCGAGGGCATCACGATCATCTGGATCGAGCACGTGGTGAAGGCGCTGCTCGCGGTCGTGGAGCGCCTGGTGTGCCTGGCCTCGGGGGTGATCGTCGCCGACGGCGAACCGAGCGCGGTGATGCGCAGCCCCGAGGTGCGCCAGGTCTACCTGGGAGGTGGGCTGTGA
- a CDS encoding branched-chain amino acid ABC transporter permease, translating into MVVVNALVQGILLGGVFAMAALGLSIAFGVLRVVNLAHGEIMTVGAYIAAIGLSRLGISVWISLILVVPVLGFAGYWVQRLLLQRALRIGELAPLLVTFGLAIIIPNALIELFTTNKQTIPTGDLAVRSITIVEGVSIGVLPLLTMIVAVLLIAGTQLYLTRTRTGRYMRAAADDSETLRLMGVDHRRVYALAMGLAFGIAALAGVFFGMRQGGVTPFDGHLAVLFAFEAVIIGGLGSLWGTLAGGVVLGVAQTLAGVISPELPLLVGNLVFLAVLMFRPTGIVRSKVAV; encoded by the coding sequence GTGGTAGTCGTCAACGCCCTGGTGCAGGGCATCCTGCTGGGCGGGGTGTTCGCGATGGCAGCGCTGGGACTCTCGATCGCGTTCGGCGTCCTGCGAGTCGTCAACCTGGCGCACGGCGAGATCATGACCGTGGGCGCGTACATCGCCGCGATCGGGCTGTCCCGGCTGGGCATCAGCGTGTGGATCAGCCTGATCCTGGTGGTGCCGGTCCTCGGGTTCGCGGGCTACTGGGTGCAGCGGCTCCTGCTGCAGCGGGCGCTGAGGATCGGCGAGCTGGCGCCGCTGCTGGTGACGTTCGGGCTGGCGATCATCATCCCCAACGCGCTCATCGAGCTCTTCACCACGAACAAGCAGACGATCCCCACGGGCGATCTGGCCGTGCGCAGCATCACGATCGTCGAGGGCGTGAGCATCGGCGTGCTTCCGCTGCTCACCATGATCGTGGCGGTGCTGCTCATCGCGGGCACCCAGCTCTACCTCACGCGCACGCGCACCGGACGCTACATGCGCGCGGCGGCCGACGACTCGGAGACGCTGCGCCTCATGGGCGTGGACCATCGGCGGGTGTACGCGCTCGCGATGGGCCTGGCGTTCGGGATCGCCGCGCTTGCGGGCGTGTTCTTCGGGATGCGTCAGGGCGGCGTGACGCCGTTCGACGGCCACCTGGCGGTGCTGTTCGCGTTCGAGGCCGTGATCATCGGCGGGCTCGGCTCCCTGTGGGGGACGCTCGCGGGAGGGGTGGTGCTGGGCGTGGCCCAGACCCTCGCCGGGGTGATCAGCCCGGAGCTGCCGCTGCTCGTCGGGAACCTCGTGTTCCTGGCCGTCCTCATGTTCCGCCCCACGGGAATCGTCCGAAGCAAGGTGGCCGTCTGA
- a CDS encoding ABC transporter ATP-binding protein yields MTPLLTAEGIDARYGDVRAVSGVSLHVDQGELLALVGANGAGKSTLLRVLAGAHRPVAGAVGLRGDDVTGLRDFERNRRGICLVPEGRRLFASLTVRENLLVGAGSRRPGRWDVDAVADVLPMLRPLLERNASQLSGGQQQAVAIGRALMSNPDVLLLDEVSLGLAPIVIDELYESLAAVRGGGLAVILVEQDLQRTLAVADRLVCMLEGEAVLEGTPHSLTHEAITDAYFGHVATPAGSGPGGDDGGPTTGGAGW; encoded by the coding sequence GTGACGCCTCTTCTGACCGCCGAGGGGATCGACGCGCGCTATGGCGACGTGCGCGCCGTGTCCGGCGTGTCCCTGCACGTCGACCAGGGAGAGCTGCTCGCGCTCGTCGGAGCGAACGGTGCCGGCAAGTCGACGCTGCTGCGCGTCCTCGCCGGCGCGCATCGTCCCGTCGCGGGGGCGGTGGGTCTGCGCGGGGACGACGTGACGGGCCTGCGGGACTTCGAGCGCAACCGCCGTGGGATCTGCCTGGTGCCGGAGGGGCGTCGGCTCTTCGCCTCGCTCACCGTGCGGGAGAACCTGCTGGTCGGCGCCGGGTCGAGGCGCCCCGGGCGCTGGGACGTCGACGCCGTCGCCGACGTCCTTCCGATGCTGAGGCCCCTGCTGGAGCGCAACGCGTCGCAGCTCTCGGGCGGGCAGCAGCAGGCGGTCGCGATCGGCCGAGCGCTGATGTCCAATCCCGACGTGCTGCTGCTCGACGAGGTGTCGCTGGGGCTCGCGCCGATCGTCATCGACGAACTGTACGAGTCGCTTGCCGCCGTCCGCGGCGGCGGGCTCGCCGTGATCCTCGTGGAGCAGGACCTGCAGCGCACGCTCGCCGTCGCCGACCGGCTGGTCTGCATGCTCGAGGGCGAGGCGGTGCTCGAAGGCACGCCCCACAGCCTCACCCACGAAGCCATCACGGACGCCTACTTCGGTCATGTGGCCACGCCCGCGGGCTCAGGCCCCGGCGGGGATGATGGCGGGCCGACGACGGGAGGTGCCGGGTGGTAG